One Cardinium endosymbiont cEper1 of Encarsia pergandiella genomic region harbors:
- a CDS encoding SMI1/KNR4 family protein, with translation MRKNIFYMVNLFACVGIGACNGVNFNRMNKRDKNLGSTSNSSVSRSLVKNHVAVKNDNKTIRKKFVVALEERIKDKFNVLLPEAYKSFLIEQSESILDENSLGPFNIFSFVTPKSESDINPMVSQILKYWLAARNSMLAMERFTEKKSRQKFWCVASQDVNGVYMYYCIDLKDKNNQLPVYKVDTDGTRHTILNSIGEYVQYCKDQYSLMKR, from the coding sequence ATGAGAAAAAATATATTTTATATGGTCAATTTATTCGCTTGTGTGGGAATCGGTGCTTGTAATGGGGTGAATTTTAATAGGATGAATAAGCGTGATAAAAATTTAGGATCCACTTCTAATAGTTCTGTAAGTAGAAGTTTAGTAAAAAATCATGTTGCTGTGAAGAACGATAATAAAACAATAAGGAAAAAGTTTGTAGTTGCTCTTGAAGAGAGAATAAAAGATAAGTTTAATGTACTTTTACCTGAAGCATATAAATCATTTTTGATTGAGCAAAGTGAGAGTATTCTAGATGAAAATTCATTGGGTCCATTTAACATATTTTCTTTTGTAACTCCTAAAAGCGAATCTGATATAAATCCTATGGTGTCTCAGATATTGAAATATTGGCTAGCTGCTAGAAATTCCATGTTAGCAATGGAAAGGTTTACAGAGAAAAAAAGCAGGCAAAAATTTTGGTGTGTAGCTTCCCAGGATGTGAACGGTGTATATATGTATTATTGTATAGACCTAAAGGACAAAAACAATCAATTGCCAGTTTATAAAGTGGATACTGATGGTACGAGACATACTATTCTTAATAGTATTGGGGAGTATGTGCAATACTGTAAAGATCAATACAGTCTTATGAAGAGGTAA